The DNA segment ACAAGCGAAACTCGCGGCTATTGAAGCTGAGTGGCATACAGAGCCAGCACCAGCAGCATTTACCGCATTTGCACTTCCAAGCCAAGATGAAATGAAGAACAACTATGCGATTCAAATTCCTTACGCATTAGGTATTATCGCGACTCGTTCTTTAGACAAAGAAGTGAAAGGTATTTCTGATCTTGAAGTAGAGCACGAAGCACGTATCCGCAACGGTATGATTGCATATAACCTACTTGAAAAACTTCGTGCAGGTGACCGTTCTGAAGAGAACGTTGCTGCATTTGATGAAGTGAAGAAAGACCTTGGCTACGGATTGCTATTGAAACGTTATGTTGATGACATTTCACAAGCGTCTGAAGACCAAATTCAAAAAGCAGTGAAAGACTCAATTCCACAAGTTTGGCCTCTATTCTGGTCATTCCGTATCATGGTGGCATGTGGCGTGATTATGCTTGCAGTATTTGCATTCGCATTTATCCAAACTTGTCGTCAGCGCATTGAGAAACACCCTCTGCTATTAAAAGCTGCTCTATTTAGTATTCCACTACCATGGATTGCGATTGAAGCAGGTTGGTTCGTAGCAGAATATGGTCGTCAGCCTTGGGCGGTAGGTGAAATTCTACCAACAAGCGTTGCCGCATCTGCGCTATCACGCGGTGAAATTCTTACTTCAATCTTTGCCATCATTGCATTCTATTCTTGCTTGCTGATCGCAGAAGTATACTTGATGGTAAAATTCGCACGTAAAGGTCCTAGTAGCTTAAAAACAGGACGTTACCACTTCGAGCAAAACGATACTTCTTTAGAAGGTAAAGTTTCTCGCGAAGTTGAAGCATAAGCAGGGGATAATTCATGTTTGAATACGAAACTCTACGATTTATTTGGTGGGTACTGATCGGCGTATTGTTCGTTGGTTTTGCTATCGCCGATGGTTTTGATATGGGTGTAGGCGCATTAGTGCCAATTATCGGTAAAACTGATAATCAACGTCGTGTCATGATCAACTCAATTGCGCCTCACTGGGATGGTAACCAAGTATGGTTGATCACAGCGGGTGGTGCGCTGTTTGCTGCATGGCCAATGGTTTATGCAACATCGTTCTCTGGCTTCTACCTTGCGATGATCGTGACGCTTGCTGCGTTATGGCTTCGTCCAGTGGCGCTAGATTACCGTTCTAAAATTGAAACACAAAAATGGCGTAACAACTGGGATATTTGTATCTCAATCAGTGGTTTCGTACCGCCGCTAATTTTTGGTGTGGCATTTGGTAACCTACTTCAAGGTGTACCGTTTGAACTAAACGAGTTCATGATGTCTCAATATCACGGTAACTTCTTTGGTTTGCTAAACCCATTTGGTATTCTATGTGGTCTAGTTAGCGTATTCATGTTCTTACTACAAGGCTCAGCATGGCTACAGCTAAAAACCACTGGTGACGTTCATGACCGTGCGCGTAAAGTATCAATCATTTCAGGCCTATTAGTTGCAGTACTGTTTGTTGCAGCAGGTTTCTGGGTACAAAACATTGATGGTTATGTTGTGAAGAG comes from the Vibrio gangliei genome and includes:
- the cydB gene encoding cytochrome d ubiquinol oxidase subunit II, translating into MFEYETLRFIWWVLIGVLFVGFAIADGFDMGVGALVPIIGKTDNQRRVMINSIAPHWDGNQVWLITAGGALFAAWPMVYATSFSGFYLAMIVTLAALWLRPVALDYRSKIETQKWRNNWDICISISGFVPPLIFGVAFGNLLQGVPFELNEFMMSQYHGNFFGLLNPFGILCGLVSVFMFLLQGSAWLQLKTTGDVHDRARKVSIISGLLVAVLFVAAGFWVQNIDGYVVKSVIDTNAPSNPLLKEVVREPGAWMNNFATYPLMWIAPILGVVMALVAVVAAKTEKDLLAFLASSLTCAGVILTSGFAMFPFVMPSSLDPNVSFTLWDSTSSLLTLEIMTGVAFVMVPIILGYTAWTYYKMFGRLDDKYIEENKNSLY
- the cydA gene encoding cytochrome ubiquinol oxidase subunit I; the encoded protein is MIDVVDLSRLQFAMTAMYHFLFVPLTLGMAFLLAIMESVYVMTGKQIYKDMTKFWGKLFGINFALGVATGLTMEFQFGTNWSYYSHYVGDIFGAPLAIEALIAFFLESTMVGLFFFGWDRLSKRQHLVVTWLVAIGSNFSALWILIANGWMQNPVGAEFNYETMRMEMVSFSEVIFNPVAQVKFVHTVSSGYTCGAMFILGISAYYLLKGRDVAFARRSFAIAASFGMAAILSTLVLGDDSGYELGDVQQAKLAAIEAEWHTEPAPAAFTAFALPSQDEMKNNYAIQIPYALGIIATRSLDKEVKGISDLEVEHEARIRNGMIAYNLLEKLRAGDRSEENVAAFDEVKKDLGYGLLLKRYVDDISQASEDQIQKAVKDSIPQVWPLFWSFRIMVACGVIMLAVFAFAFIQTCRQRIEKHPLLLKAALFSIPLPWIAIEAGWFVAEYGRQPWAVGEILPTSVAASALSRGEILTSIFAIIAFYSCLLIAEVYLMVKFARKGPSSLKTGRYHFEQNDTSLEGKVSREVEA